One Tenrec ecaudatus isolate mTenEca1 chromosome 12, mTenEca1.hap1, whole genome shotgun sequence DNA segment encodes these proteins:
- the E4F1 gene encoding transcription factor E4F1 isoform X5, with product MEGAMAARVTAAHTAEARAAAGREAGGAGDGAAAALAPGGFLGLPAPFSEEDEDDVHRCGRCQAEFTTVEDFVQHKLQKGCQRAPLDSLPTTPEATELLGSEQVVQAPASEEPLTLAHIVVEAASLSADLGHAPNLVGGGHIKEVIVAAEPESEPGDCEVAEGPGLAEEGTPASVRLLVNREGRYVCLLCRKTFKTGSILKAHMVTHSSRKDHECKLCGASFRTKGSLIRHHRRHTDERPYKCIKCGKSFRESGALTRHLKSLTPCTEKIRFGVSKDTAACKEAGPAGSGPASLGMVASPSGTEEPIETSPVIHLVTDAKGTVIHEVHVQMQELALGMKALGPEPPVPEELACPASEGGRENLLRQAMQNSGLVLDRASGEEGAALEPAPPTEPGPQALGEGPAELPLLTLEQVDTQVASAAAGVPRTHPCPQCSETFPTAATLEAHKRGHAGPRPFACAQCGKTFPKAYLLRKHQEVHLHERRYRCGDCGKLYKTIAHVRGHRRVHSDERPYPCPECGKRYKTKNAQQVHFRTHLEEKPHVCQYCSRGFREKGSLVRHVRHHTGEKPFKCYRCGRGFAEHGTLNRHLRTKGGCLLEVEEMLVPEESPAASATVLAEDPHTVLVELPLMMQRPARPQRSSRAPRQRWTATS from the exons ATGGAGGGCGCGATGGCAGCGCGGGTGACGGCCGCCCATACGGCAGAAGCCCGGGCCGCAGCCGGGCGGGAAGCGGGCGGGGCCGGGGACGGGGCGGCCGCGGCCTTGGCCCCTGGCGGCTTCCTGGGTCTCCCAGCGCCCTTCAGCGAGGAAG atgaAGACGATGTGCACAGATGTGGCCGCTGCCAGGCTGAGTTCACCACCGTGGAGGACTTCGTCCAGCACAAGCTTCAGAAGGGCTGCCAGCGggcccccctggattccctgcccaCCACCCCCGAGGCCACTGAGCTGTTGGGCTCCGAG CAGGTGGTCCAAGCACCAGCCTCAGAGGAGCCCCTCACGCTGGCCCATATAGTGGTGGAGGCAGCGTCGCTTTCGGCAGACCTGGGCCATGCCCCCAACCTCGTGG GTGGTGGGCACATCAAAGAGGTGATCGTAGCAGCTGAGCCAGAGTCGGAGCCGGGGGACTGCGAGGTGGCCGAGGGCCCTGGGCTGGCCGAGGAGGGGACGCCTGCCTCTGTGCGGCTGCTGGTGAACAGGGAGGGCCGCTATGTTTGCCTGTTGTGCCGCAAGACCTTCAAGACC GGCAGCATCCTCAAGGCCCACATGGTCACACACAGCAGCCGCAAGGACCACGAGTGCAAGCTGTGCGGGGCCTCTTTCCGGACCAAGGGCTCTCTGATCCGCCACCACCGGCGACACACAG ACGAGCGCCCCTATAAGTGCATCAAGTGCGGGAAGAGCTTCCGGGAGTCGGGCGCACTGACGCGACACCTCAAGTCCCTGACCCCGTGCACGGAGAAGATCCGTTTCGGAGTCAGCAAGGACACAGCTGCCTGCAAGGAGGCGGGGCCTGCAG GGTCAGGGCCTGCCAGCCTGGGGATGGTCGCGTCACCCTCGGGGACAGAGGAGCCCATAGAGACGTCCCCTGTGATCCACTTGGTGACAGATGCCAAGGGCACGGTCATCCACGAAGTCCACGTGCAGATGCAGGAGTTGGCCCTGGGCATGAAGGCCCTGGGCCCAGAG CCCCCAGTCCCCGAGGAGCTGGCCTGTCCCGCCAGCGAGGGAGGCCGGGAGAACCTGCTGCGGCAGGCCATGCAGAACTCCGGCCTGGTGCTGGACCGGGCCTCAGGGGAGGAGGGCGCTGCCCTGGAGCCGGCCCCTCCCACCGAGCCTGGCCCCCAGGCCCTGGGTGAAGGGCCGGCAGAGCTGCCCTTGCTGACCTTGGAGCAGGTGGACACA CAGGTGGCCAGCGCAGCTGCTGGTGTGCCCAGGACCCACCCATGTCCTCAGTGCAGCGAGACCTTCCCCACAGCTGCCACGCTGGAGGCCCACAAGAGGGGCCATGCAG GACCGCGGCCCTTCGCATGCGCACAGTGCGGCAAGACCTTCCCCAAGGCCTACCTGCTCCGGAAGCACCAGGAGGTGCACCTGCACGAGCGGCGCTACCGCTGTGGGGACTGCGGGAAGCTCTACAAGACGATCGCCCACGTGCGCGGCCACCGGCGCGTGCACTCGGATGAGCGGCCCTACCCCTGCCCCGAGTGCGGCAAGCGCTATAAGACCAAG AACGCCCAACAAGTGCACTTCCGGACGCAcctggaggagaagccacacgtgTGCCAGTACTGCAGCCGGGGCTTCCGAGAGAAGGGCTCGCTGGTGCGGCACGTGCGGCACCACACGGGCGAGAAACCCTTCAAGTGCTACCGCTGTGGCCGAGGCTTCGCCGAGCATGGCACGCTGAACAGGCACCTGCGCACCAAAG GGGGCTGCCTGCTGGAGGTGGAGGAGATGCTGGTGCCCGAGGAGAGCCCTGCAGCCTCTGCCACCGTGCTGGCCGAGGACCCACACACCGTCCTGGTGGA GCTACCGCTGATGATGCAGAGACCAGCGAGGCCACAGAGATCATCGAGGGCACCCAGAcagag GTGGACAGCCACATCATGA